A stretch of Henckelia pumila isolate YLH828 chromosome 4, ASM3356847v2, whole genome shotgun sequence DNA encodes these proteins:
- the LOC140859811 gene encoding COP9 signalosome complex subunit 6a: MASSSSSGLTFKLHPLVIVNISDHFTRIKSQSAPPHSAPNGVDAASPQPTPPPRVFGCVIGVQRGRTVEIFNSFELLYDSSTHSLDRAFLEKKQELYKKVFPHFYVLGWYSTGSDAQESDMIIHKALMDINENPVYVLINPSINPAQKDLPVTIFESELHVIDSIPQLIFVRSSYTIETVEAERISVDHVAHLKPSDGGSAATQLAAHLTGIHSAIKMLNSRIRVLHHYLLAMQKGEIPSENSLLRQVSSLLRRLPAIESEKFQDDFLMEYNDTLLITYLAMFTNCSSTMNELVDKFNTAYDRHSRRGGRAAFI, translated from the exons ATGGCGTCGTCTTCCAGCAGCGGCCTCACATTCAAGCTCCATCCGCTCGTCATTGTCAACATCTCCGATCACTTTACTCGGATCAAGTCACAGTCTGCTCCGCCTCATTCCGCTCCCAACGGAGTCGACGCCGCGTCGCCGCAGCCTACCCCCCCGCCGCGCGTTTTCGGTTGTGTAATCGGTGTCCAGCGCGGCCGTACGGTGGAGATCTTCAACAGCTTCGAGCTTCTCTATGACTCCTCCACACACTCCCTCGACCGCGCTTTTCTCGAGAAAAAACAAGAGCTTT ATAAGAAGGTCTTTCCCCATTTTTATGTTCTGGGATGGTACTCGACTGGGAGCGATGCTCAAGAATCCGATATGATTATTCATAAAGCC TTGATGGATATCAACGAGAACCCTGTTTATGTTCTTATCAATCCTTCAATTAATCCTGCACAGAAAGATCTGCCTGTTACAATCTTTGAAAGTG AATTGCATGTCATTGATAGCATCCCTCAGCTTATATTTGTTCGGTCCAGTTACACCATAGAg ACAGTAGAAGCAGAGAGAATATCTGTTGATCATGTTGCCCATCTAAAACCATCAGATGGAGGTTCAGCTGCAACTCAGT TGGCTGCTCACCTTACTGGCATACACAGTGCCATCAAGATGCTGAATAGTAGAATCAGAGTCCTCCATCACTATCTTCTAGCCATGCAAAAAG GGGAAATCCCATCGGAGAATTCATTGCTGAGGCAAGTATCCAGTCTACTGAGACGATTACCGGCCATTGAATCTGAAAAATTTCAAGATGATTTCTTGATG GAATATAATGATACTCTATTGATAACTTACCTTGCCATGTTCACCAATTGTTCGAG CACCATGAACGAGCTGGTTGACAAATTCAACACTGCTTATGATAGACATAGCCGGAGGGGTGGTCGGGCTGCTTTTATTTAA